One Haladaptatus cibarius D43 DNA segment encodes these proteins:
- a CDS encoding helix-turn-helix domain-containing protein codes for MDSSEHSRRPDDETAPDEGILSVELPETSLFDLDDYLRMYQVASKPKQFRILNALAQSSELSTSELSEILGEQDNALHYPLRTLKDAALIRNRRDPNTGTKETYSYYELTEMGQTVLTEGVREGIENLVQQEIAFEEKYGG; via the coding sequence ATGGACTCTTCGGAACACTCTCGGCGACCAGACGACGAGACAGCCCCCGACGAAGGTATACTCAGCGTCGAACTCCCAGAGACTAGTCTCTTTGACCTTGACGACTATTTGAGAATGTATCAAGTCGCGTCGAAACCGAAGCAGTTCAGGATCCTCAACGCACTCGCTCAGAGTTCCGAACTCAGCACAAGTGAGCTGTCAGAGATACTTGGAGAGCAAGACAATGCGCTGCACTACCCACTCCGTACGCTCAAGGACGCTGCGCTGATTCGAAATCGACGAGATCCGAATACAGGGACGAAAGAAACGTACTCGTACTACGAACTAACCGAGATGGGTCAGACAGTTCTTACAGAAGGCGTTCGAGAGGGAATCGAAAATCTAGTGCAGCAAGAAATCGCGTTCGAAGAAAAATACGGAGGTTAA
- a CDS encoding CRISPR-associated protein Cas4: MEGEQESLSKSGTLDQLLSSISSDSFWSWYRERETTRNIENGTPQFNRPSPPPSPNQHTPSRLLQCHRRVYYQLNNAPAETTPPEGLYWFGSRFETDIIVPFLRKLVSPDLYVRNSIWVDFEVESSNKTLRFKGKTDPVVVDVTGEPILLTEIKTTSSVESVDEVRPRHRAQVHACMYGLSQEFNTSVEDTVVIYGDRKTLDFRSFYVPFDPEFWHDHVLGWIEENSKYRRTEKLPPAKPEAEWECSICPFQRRCGKSDDPYFDLGFFGLLPLFSGYSKDRVEAYLRAHPNAKLTPTLAYQYSTLADEVGAYDWVCEACSSSYSVDEIEWAGSVEQPPLCPVCCQNEIPAPLSDPSPRKQKLLN; the protein is encoded by the coding sequence GTGGAAGGCGAGCAGGAATCACTGAGCAAGTCCGGTACACTCGACCAACTGCTATCGAGTATCAGTTCGGATTCTTTCTGGAGTTGGTATCGAGAGCGAGAGACGACTCGTAACATCGAAAACGGAACACCACAGTTCAATCGTCCCAGTCCACCTCCGTCACCGAATCAGCACACGCCGAGTCGGTTGCTCCAGTGCCATCGACGAGTATACTATCAGCTCAACAATGCTCCAGCCGAAACAACTCCACCAGAAGGTCTCTACTGGTTCGGTTCTCGGTTTGAAACTGATATCATCGTTCCTTTTCTGCGAAAACTCGTATCCCCAGACTTGTACGTCCGAAATTCTATTTGGGTCGATTTTGAAGTAGAATCTTCGAACAAAACACTCCGTTTTAAAGGGAAGACAGACCCGGTGGTTGTCGATGTTACTGGTGAACCGATTCTGCTTACAGAAATCAAAACGACATCGTCAGTCGAAAGCGTAGACGAGGTACGTCCACGTCACAGAGCACAGGTTCATGCTTGTATGTACGGTTTATCCCAAGAGTTCAATACTTCTGTTGAGGACACAGTCGTCATTTACGGAGATCGAAAGACATTGGATTTTCGGTCATTCTACGTTCCATTCGATCCGGAATTCTGGCATGACCACGTACTCGGCTGGATCGAGGAGAACAGTAAATATAGACGCACTGAGAAGTTGCCTCCAGCGAAACCGGAAGCCGAATGGGAGTGTTCTATTTGTCCATTTCAGCGCCGATGTGGGAAATCAGATGATCCATATTTTGACCTAGGGTTTTTCGGACTTCTTCCGTTGTTCAGTGGGTATTCGAAGGACAGAGTAGAAGCATATCTTCGAGCGCACCCGAATGCAAAACTGACACCAACGCTGGCGTATCAGTATTCTACCCTTGCTGATGAGGTTGGAGCATACGACTGGGTGTGTGAAGCGTGTTCATCTTCTTATTCCGTGGATGAAATCGAGTGGGCCGGGAGCGTAGAGCAACCGCCATTATGTCCGGTCTGCTGCCAAAACGAGATTCCTGCACCACTGTCCGATCCATCGCCAAGAAAACAGAAATTGCTGAATTGA